One region of Deinococcus aestuarii genomic DNA includes:
- a CDS encoding MFS transporter, giving the protein MPESTRGQRSLVWTLAVLTTVSYGALYYAQPLLAVAAEHERGWSRTQTGLAFTLALLVTALIAPRVGRALDARGGRVLVGGGAVLGGLAFVLLACTSSYPAFVLGWLLAGGRWP; this is encoded by the coding sequence ATGCCCGAGTCCACTCGCGGTCAGCGTTCCCTGGTGTGGACGCTGGCCGTTCTCACCACCGTCAGTTACGGCGCCCTGTACTACGCCCAGCCCCTTCTTGCGGTCGCTGCCGAGCACGAACGCGGGTGGTCCCGCACTCAGACCGGCCTGGCCTTCACCCTCGCCCTGCTGGTCACGGCGCTGATCGCCCCAAGGGTCGGTCGCGCCCTCGACGCTCGCGGGGGCCGGGTGCTGGTGGGTGGCGGGGCGGTATTAGGCGGTCTCGCCTTCGTGCTGCTGGCCTGCACCTCCAGCTACCCGGCCTTTGTGCTGGGCTGGCTGCTGGCCGGGGGGCGATGGCCCTGA
- the arsN2 gene encoding arsenic resistance N-acetyltransferase ArsN2 → MLTRGARPADLPAAEALLFTLDLPTAGVREHLGGFLLAEDGDGQLLGLTGLETHDRVGLLRSVAVTPSARGQGVAARLVDEVLDQARALGLQHLYLLTTTAEGYFPRFGFVRVPRSVTPAALLASREFQDACPQSATLMHLPLKENAMTQTVPGLANHTSTLALLDALRAGPQLPLEFWLHGERLVGPGYHVTEVKAVTIEAMDCGGWADAWRETVIQLKDGSAREAGEGLMTTRKFLGIYDKVAKSVPVRGEAEVRFEYGNSALPAMQYHVTHVEPQGERVIVHLRMPGVQCKASDACGQPAATAEPVGAASCCAPTSGSGCCGPATTDLISLG, encoded by the coding sequence ATGCTGACCCGAGGCGCACGTCCCGCTGATCTTCCTGCGGCTGAAGCGTTGCTCTTCACGCTTGACCTGCCCACGGCAGGCGTCCGCGAGCACCTGGGCGGCTTCCTCCTCGCCGAGGACGGGGACGGGCAACTGCTCGGGCTCACCGGGCTGGAGACGCACGACAGGGTGGGCCTGCTGCGCTCGGTAGCCGTCACGCCATCGGCACGGGGGCAGGGCGTGGCCGCCCGGCTGGTCGATGAGGTGCTCGACCAGGCCCGCGCCCTGGGCCTCCAGCATCTCTACCTGCTCACCACCACCGCCGAGGGTTACTTCCCGCGCTTCGGCTTCGTCCGAGTGCCCCGCTCGGTGACGCCCGCTGCGCTGCTCGCCTCGCGCGAATTTCAAGACGCCTGCCCTCAGTCCGCCACTCTCATGCACCTGCCTCTCAAGGAGAACGCCATGACCCAGACCGTCCCCGGACTCGCGAACCACACCTCCACCCTCGCGCTGCTCGACGCGCTGCGCGCAGGGCCTCAACTCCCCCTGGAGTTCTGGCTCCACGGCGAGCGGCTGGTCGGCCCTGGCTACCACGTCACGGAAGTGAAGGCGGTGACTATCGAGGCGATGGACTGCGGCGGGTGGGCGGACGCCTGGCGCGAGACGGTCATCCAGCTCAAGGATGGCAGCGCGCGGGAGGCGGGGGAGGGCTTGATGACCACCCGCAAGTTCCTGGGCATCTACGACAAGGTGGCAAAGAGCGTGCCCGTGCGCGGGGAGGCGGAGGTGCGCTTCGAGTACGGGAACAGTGCCCTGCCCGCCATGCAGTACCACGTCACGCACGTTGAGCCGCAGGGGGAGCGGGTCATCGTCCATCTGCGGATGCCCGGGGTTCAGTGCAAGGCTTCTGACGCCTGCGGGCAGCCTGCTGCCACCGCCGAGCCGGTGGGGGCCGCGTCGTGCTGTGCTCCCACGAGTGGGAGCGGGTGCTGTGGCCCGGCCACAACCGACCTGATTTCCCTGGGCTGA